The Falco rusticolus isolate bFalRus1 chromosome 4, bFalRus1.pri, whole genome shotgun sequence genome includes the window CATTCACATAAGCACAGCACTAAAATGGACTGGGGCGTGTGTAGCCCATCAGAATTTACTTCTTGATTACACTTTTTCATTTATAGCTTCATCCAAGCTGCCGTGGGCTGGGGGAGATTGGAGACAGTAATGTGCAGGTCATTTCTaaagaacattttccagttaaagaaaattaaatctatttgcagcagaaaataGCTAGAGAAGAGAAAGTGTCACTAATAACTTGTAAAATCATATGTTTACAGTGATCATAAACCCAGAACTCTAttcaataaaaccagaaatgccTTCTTACCAAGGATGAGCAATAACTGTAATGTGCAAATAAAAGGATATAAATATTCAACAAAGCAAGGATCAaatttgattattatttttttccccaaaaatctAGATGTGCTCCAACATATTTTAGAAGCAGCTTTGAAGTCTTTTTCGGgcactttaattttaaagtattacaTGATTCATATAACTACATCAGTACTAAAACATCATTAGGGCCCACAGCTTTCTAAGGCGTGGACTTTTCATCTACTTAGAAAAAAGTTATGGGAGAGACTCTGGGGGCTTGACTGCCGGGAGCAGCATCGTCTCTCGTAGTGGCGTGGGGTTTGGTGCAGGCTGCTGACCGCCGTGCCCCGCGGAGCCAGGCTGGACCAGAGGCATCTCCCTGCACAAGGCGGGGTGGCAGCTTGGCACCTCCCGCACATCTTTACCAGCTGAAATCACTGCCTGCATTATTAACAGACAAATactgtaatttgaaaaatttgaaaaatctggAATTAAATCAATTAAACTTCAGATGTCATCAGTGTTCCTAGAACTGCCTAGCTTGGGTCAGCAACAGATGTATTGTTATTGAGAGGAGCATTCATTAAAGTCAGCATAACGCAGTTTATGCCAGCCTCCTCGTTGCTCTATGTTAATATATTCCTTACTATTACAGTGCagctaggattttttttctaaacgCAGTTAATGACTTATTCAATTCTTCCATCAGTTGAAAGTTACTTGAGAAggagtatttttcttgtgttctaTATCTGTTTCCCACCCTTCAGCATCATCTCCTCAGCTCTCACTGAAGTCTCAAGCTACCGGAGAGAAAAATCTAACTTAACACAGTCAAATGCTTTCTGGCTAACACTCCTGTTCCACTTCCTCCAAAACACAACCACAGAACAAGTAACAGCTTGCCAAAATCAAAATGTTACATGGTGTGTTCTACTTGCAGCACTGTATCAtaatagcaaataaaatactgtcatttcatttttaatatgctgATCAGATTTTGAAGTAAAAGTGTTGTATAAACGGCATTCCTGTCACCACTATTTAGATgactattttaaaactgtttttaaaagctgtacttagttttattattttatatagcagtatcttttctgtgctttgacTAGATTGAGGCTTCACTACGTTCTAATTGAAAAAGATGCCATTTCCCGCTTTCTGCCATTACAATTTATCACTGTTACATACTCCATCTCAGCCATAGCACAACTTGATTATTTTAgttacataaaaagaaaaaaaccacttgtTTGAGAAGTCTGAACTGCAATCATTAGAGCATGAGATTTACAGCGTTGCCTCGAATTTCAAGAGGTCTGCTCTTTACAGCCTTATGCAGATCTGTCACATGCCTTGCTTGcacatgcttttatttaattccaAGGTCACTGAACACATGCACTAACCTGGTTAACCTTCACTGTGACTTATGGTGTGCTTTATCTGCCAATATCGATGTGCATACAGCTGGGCATGTGAAATGGCCACCACAAGCACTAGCTGGGAGAAAATCACTTCATGCAGCATCACCATCGCCAAAGCAACATACTTGGGAGCTGAAAGACGGGCAGCCAGGGTATTTACTGGCACAGGCCCTAGATTTCAAAtttgtacacatacacacagagaaactcTCAAAGCTGTACCCATGCTTCTTAAAACAGCAGTAATACATAAGTTCGCAGGTAACAAACTCTTTCCTGGAGCTTACTTTTTCAATAAAGTGAAAAGGGGAAAGATTTTACTAAGAGCTTAGATTTTGCTTGAGTACGTCGCAACACAACGGATTTTCTGAGGTACTTTGGACCCTGTTGGGttaatttaaacatatttgcaTGAATAACTGCAGGCTCAAAAGATGTAAACGGTGTGGTTTACACAGCAATTTCGAGTCGTGGTGAGCAGTTTGCATATGATGCACAGTGTGGTACAAACCACTACAATAAGGACACTACATCCACTTAATCAAATTCACTGTTATTGTTTGGTGCTTAGTGGCATTAAATCTAAGCTGTTATCTGGAACCGATTTGATTAGCTCGGATGGATTTTGGCAAAGGTCACATGCATTTAGCTAGAAACTTATAAACCACCGTCTTCCTGAGCCTAATTTCCACAGACCTGAGCTCCGAGCCTCGGGCACGGCTCTGGCACCCCAATTCCCACCGGCATTACGCTCTGAACACTCGCTGGAGACCTCGCTGTGCTTGCAAGCGCATCCCCCATCCTTAGCATTCCTCAAGCCATTCAAACAAATATTGCGGAGTAAAACTGAAAGGTATCTGAAAGTTTTATGTTCCGATGATTGCATACATTGTTGCAGTCACTCACTTGGGAACTATCAAAGAGCTTTCTCATGTAAATCCCAAGCAGGATAGAGTTCCAAACCCTACATCACCTAACAATACCAGATCAGGATTTTTGTGAGAGatgaatgttaaaataattattgttttcagatatttattctttaagggatgaagaaattaaataatgtaTGAAGTGTATATGAGATGAGCGTAACATATTCCTTAATCTGTTTTCAGGAACGTCTTCAGACACTAATTTGCAGAAGATTCTGGGACATAGAGTTGCAGCTGAGAGTCTTCAGACAATTTCTTGCCTTCTCTGAGCTCAGCAAATTATCCTTCACCTTCTGGATGTCCAATCCTTTCACCTTAACCACTAAGCTTTACATTTTCTGCCTGACAACAAATCACCCTCTCGGTCTGCTGCCGTTTTaaggggctggggagctgaACTCAGTAGGTGACCAGCATGGCGAAGGTTAGAGTTGTCTTAACTGTTTGCCAGTTGGTGCTAGAATTGTTAATGAATTCATTAACTGAGTCTTCCATACAGAGTAATGAATGTCCACAGCTTTGTGTATGTGAAATCAGGCCATGGTTTACACCACAGTCAACATACAGGGAAGCCACAACAGTTGACTGCAATGACCTTCGATTAACAAAAATCCCCAGCAACCTTTCCAGTGACACTCAAGTCCTCCTGTTACAAAGCAACAATATTGCAAAGACCACAGACGAACTCCAACAGCTGTTTAATTTAACAGAATTggatttttcacaaaataactTCACAAGTATCAAAGATGTGGGGCTCTCAAATCTCACTCAACTTACTACTTTGCACCTGGAGGAAAACCAGATCACAGAGATGACTGACTACTGCTTGCAAGACCTTTGCAATCTTCAGGAGCTATATATAAATCACAACCAGatcagcagcatttctgcaaatgCCTTCTCTGGCCTGAAGAATCTTTTGAGATTACATCTCAACTCCAACAAATTGAAGGTTATTGACAGCCGCTGGTTTGATTCTACTCCTAACTTAGAGATTCTCATGATCGGTGAAAATCCAGTGATTGGAATACTAGATATGAATTTCAAACCACTCTCAAATTTAAGGAGCCTGGTTTTGGCAGGTATGTATCTCACAGACATTCCTGGCAATGCCTTGGTAGGCTTGGATAGTCTTGAAAGTCTTTCCTTCTATGACAACAAATTGGTAAAAGTTCCTCAGCTTGCACTTGAGAAAGTTCCAAATTTAAAATTCCTGGATCTGAACAAAAATCCGATTCATAAAATCCAAGAaggtgattttaaaaacatgctcaGATTGAAAGAGCTTGGAATCAATAATATGGGAGAACTCGTTTCTGTTGATAGGTATGCGCTTGACAACCTGCCTGAACTTACAAAGCTTGAAGCCACCAACAACCCAAAGCTGTCTTACATACATCGCCTGGCCTTTCGCAACGTTCCTGCCCTGGAGAGCCTGATGCTGAACAACAACGCCTTGAATGCAGTCTACCAAAAGACAGTGGAATCCCTTCCAAACCTGCGCGAGATCAGTATCCACAGTAACCCGCTCAGGTGCGACTGCGTCATTCACTGGATCAACTCCAACAAAACCAATATCCGTTTCATGGAACCTCTCTCCATGTTTTGCGCTATGCCTCCAGAATACAGAGGACAGCAGGTGAAGGAAGTGTTAATACAGGACTCAAATGAACAGTGTCTTCCAATGATCTCTCATGAGACCTTTCCAAATCACTTAAACTTGGACATCGGCATGACAGTGTTTTTAGATTGTCGGGCCATGGCTGAACCTGAGCCAGAAATTTACTGGGTCACTCCTCTCGGCAATAAAGTGACTGTCGAAAGTCTCTCTGACAAATACAAGCTGAGTAGTGAAGGCACCTTGGAAATCTCCAACATCCAGGTTGAAGACTCCGGGAGATACACCTGTGTTGCGCAAAACATAGAAGGGGCTGACACGAGGGTCGCTACTATCCGGGTGAACGGAACCCTTTTGGATGGGACCCAGGTTCTGAAAATCTATGTTAAGCAAGCCGAATCGCATTCCATCTTAGTTTCTTGGAAAGTTAATTCCAACGTCATGACTTCCAATTTAAAATGGTCATCAGCCACTATGAAGATCGACAACCCTCACATCACGTACACTGCTAGGGTCCCAGTTGACGTACATGAATACAACCTCACGCATCTACAACCATCTACGGATTATGAAGTGTGTCTAACCGTGTCAAACATCCATCAGCAAACACAGAAGTCCTGCGTCAATGTTACAACAAAAACCGCAGCTTTTGCACTAGACATTTCAGACCAAGAAACCAGCACTGCCCTCGCAGCGGTAATGGGATCCATGTTTGCTGTCATCAGCCTTGCCTCCATTTCTGTTTATATTGCAAAaagatttaagagaaaaaactaCCACCACTCattgaaaaaatatatgcaaaagaCCTCATCAATCCCACTGAATGAGCTCTACCCTCCACTTATTAATCTCTGGGAAGGTGACAGTGAAAAAGACAAGGATGGTTCTGCAGAGACCAAGCCAACCCAAGTTGACACATCCAGAAGCTATTACATGTGGTAACTCAGAGGATATTTTGCTTCTGGTAGTAAGGAGCACAAAGacttttttgctttattctgcAAAAACGAGAAGTTGAagacttttgtatttttgacTTTGCTAGTTTGTGGCAGAGCGGTGAGGACAGGTggatatttcagaattttttagtATAGCGTATCGCAATTGTTTGACACAAATGGCAGCTTCACCTAGCttccaattctttttttattttcttctttttttttttttagttattgtGCTAAACTTAATGCTGTTCTAACTACAGTgctgaataaaattaatgagaGGCTGGGGTTGCCCTGTGATTCAAAAGTAGCACAACCCCATTCTTCTGAAGCCATCAGTAGAGTACAGGATCTTGCAAAGCTAACATACAGTTTTGAAACTGCATTGAACTAGGTTTGTAACACTGGTCTAAGGACTCATACTCGGAGAAAAGGAGACCTTGAATGATGTTAGTTGACTGTACCGTAATGTTGTATCAACTGATTTGAATGTTTTTGACTTTGAAcaatgagttttctttttttctttttatttttgtagtagTTGAAAAGGCTTAGGTAAAGCTAACAGGCAATAGAAATATGTACATccaattttttaatgtaacagaCTAAATGTTAATTGTTCtcttattctttttattatatttagtAGACACTTTTGGAGAATACTAGAGTTTTGTTGTGTTTAAATCACCAACACATGGTGTATAAGGCAGGCAGAGTTATAATAAATTTagttttgttctgattttttattttagaagtcaCAATAATGTACTGGGTTTAGATGTCACTAGTTTGACTGGTGATCATGTTTTGACATAAAATATATCCAAAatgttatataaaaatattgtggggttttttttcttgatggaaTTACGTTTCAacaatgttcctttttttttttttttccttttgtatgcatttattttaatagcagtgCTTTCTCTGCACTAGatgtgaaatactgaaaatcatttaatcagaaaaatgtattgGTATGGCTTTTGGACTACTTTTGGACTGTAAGTCACATGCAGAATCAAAACTGTTTGGCATAAGGTACCCAGCAAAAATAATGCAGAGTgtgtaacaaaaacattttcctttttgtatattttctgtttatattttgaGCTAAGATATAAATGAAGCTGACATTTAGCTGTCATTACGATCAGttaggacaaaaaaaaccccaactctgtGCTaccaaactgaaataaaacagttgaACCCTGgcatataattaaaataaaaaacaacaacaaaacaaaatccaatcTATTTGGATTAACATtccttcaaaagcagaaattaagatAGCTAAAACTAACAAGAAAGTAGTATGTTTGGGTCCAGTactgaactgtatttttcacagGCTTAAAATTAACCAGTACTCTTAAGTATTTTACTGAATTAATCTGGTAAAAGTGCAAAACCTCAGCAAGCAATggtgtttctgtgtgtgcactGGGTATAATATAAATGCATAATTTATAGTTGAACCTACAGAAGCTTTGTACGTTGTCTTTTCTGAATCCATGGAAGTTCTCTGCAGGGACTGCACACGAGTCATGAGCAGGGTGGGTTTCTGGTGAAGTACGTGGCAACACTTATACTAGATACCTAATCAGTAAGCACAAAATTTTCTACACTGTATGACCATTATCAGTgtgcaatttttaaatgtttttacataCCAAATATGTTCTTGGTAAGTAAAAGTTAATTGTTAAAATAATGGATGTGCCTGGGTTTTAGGGTTGTTTGAAGTTTTTTAACTCACTAGCTTCTCAACTATAtcaaagacacacacacaccagaaTTTACAGATAGcttcaaacttctttttccccttcaacCAACtgtttaaaagtgaaaaagttATCACCATAGTTTCACTAATAAGCTGCTTTGGTGTAAAAACTTCAGTACGTCTCTCAGATACATGCCTTGTTGATCTTGCTTTTCAGCGTAAAGCTGAGTGAAGCTATTAATTGCGCGTTTAAATCAAGCACTTATGCAGCTAAAAGCCACCTTTTATATGTTCATCGGATCTCACACACTTTTAATTGTGTGACGATTTGATGTTGGGATTAGGCAAGTGTCTTGATCGTGGAGAAGTAACATGGTGGAAGCATTTATTGGTCACCttctctgtatttgtttttaatgttaatgGAAAATTTCGTCTTGCCTTCTTCTCCAGAAGAGCTTCAGAGCAATAATTATCATCTCGTCTATGTGCTATTCTAACCTTAAAACTCCTTCTATTATTATAGCAGGCATGGTGAATTAAAACTGAGATCGCTTTTGCGTTGACGATTCACTACTTTTTCCAGAGGAAAGGACACTGAGGACAAGGTTGACAACAAAATTACAGCTTCCAACTCGCATGACATCATAAAACTGTCTTTAGAAAATCATTAATTGAACCGGTGTCAGATGGTGCAGAGCAAGCCCCTCTCTCGATCACCTCCCCGGCCTCCCGCAGCACTCGTACAGCTATACCATAAACACTCGGTAACGCAGGTCACGCGAAGCGCACGGCCCTCCACCCGAGCCTCCCACCCAGCCTGCGGATGAACACATCACTGGGTCCACGGCGCCAGCTCTCCAGCCGCCGTAAGCTCGCCGAGCATGGGGCTGCCGTCCCACAGAGCGTCCCGCTCCTCCtcgcggcccccgccgcccccgtcACACACAGCGCAGAGATCCCTCTGCCCTGGGAACACGCGCGCAGCGGCCCGGCTCtgctggtgcaggcagagcaagcGAGAGCTTTGCTCCGTGTGTGTGGCCAGATTTGTTTTCACCTGGCTGTTTCCTGCACTTGGGGCAGTTTCAGAACCAAGTGCCTGGCAAAAAGGAAGGCGGCAGGGACTCGTGGCCATGGAGGAGGACACAGCAGCACTCAATGGCGTGATCAGCAATTGCTAACAGCAGCTGGGGCTACGGGAGGGAAAGCAATGCTTAACATGCTCCTTTGCACTGGGGAAATAACGGGCCTTTTGTTCCCTGCAGACCTATTTGGCAGTTTTATGTCACTTGTTATCTTTTTAGAGCAATGCTGTTGaacaacagcaggagaaaatggCCTTATGACAGCCGTGCGCTTCTCCAGGCTGTGCTGATCTGCAGTACTGCAGGGTAGCTGATGCTGCTGGGACTCCGGGAGAGGGATGCAGGTTACCTGAGAACAGCTGAGCAGCAAGAAGCACCTAGTTAACGCGGTATATCCTGCACACACAGCCACCAGTGATCAGTATTTTCAGCCCTGTAATCTGACCCCTTAGGATTCTGTACAGATCCcccagaaatttaaaattttgctaataaaggaaaagcagcagctaaaaGATTAATCACATGTGGCATATAATCTTAGTAATAACCTTCAACCTTGTGCTAGCAATTTTGTGCTTGCAGTTTAttgtaagcaaaaataaaaatactcagcCTAATTGCcttcaaaatgtatttgcatcTGCTATTCACTGAAGACAAAAACACAACCCCTGTTTGCTCAGAATCAGAGACTGAGACTGGccactttaaaaacagtatGGGAAAAAACACTGTTATCTTTCATTTGGCTAACAGTTTAGAAACGCTGTGTAAAAGTAGGTATTTCATACCCAACTAAACTTCTGCAGTGTTACTTCCACTTGGTTGCCCAATAATAAAGTATTTCAGTCCCCTGAAGAGTAAATAGATCACTCAAGTGTGGTATGCAGCAGTCAAGCTAAATCCACTTTTCATTTCCTCACCTAAATCATAATATCCTATTGGATCAAGAGAGGCTATTTTCAACCATGAACCAAGACTCATACTGGACGTGGTCTTGGAATAAAGTGCACAAACACACGGATGCTTTCACAGAGCTGTGGTCcgccctccagccctgcctcatGAGCACGTGCTCGGTTAGTTACTGAAAGAAGgtcatgaagaaaaaagaccAACAGTTTGGACCATTGGTTTCATAAATGGGTTTAAACAGGGAATAGATCGGCAAATCTGAGATCCAGGGAGAACTGCATGAACTTGCCCTACTGCCACTGACAAGACAGGACGTACACTACAAAATGAGCATCTTTTTGAGTTCAGATTAGGCAACTCCTTTTGCTTTGTGCTGGCAACCTTGAAAACAAGACTCAAGACTGAGGACAAACCACTGCAATGAAATTCCTGAAATTAAGTGGGATGAGCTGCTGGGGGCTACTTCTGCAACATCTCCACCAGAGCCAACGCACCCTGTTATGGGAACAGGACAATGCACTTGGGGCATATCTCTTTCTAATCATCCTGCACAACATCATGATGGACACGTGCACAATGGGCAAGTTGTGGTGGAAAAGCACATGGGCGTATGGGACCAATGCTGGAGGGAGTCGTTTCACAGTCCACCCAACACACTAGGAGTAGCTGTTTGTCACACTGTGATCCTGTTCCACGACCCACGACCAAAATGCATGCCATGAATTTCTGCTGCAACTGGAATCTGCCTTCTCACGCTCACCGTGCTGACAGCATAGCCGCTGCAGCCCCAGCGCCCACCGCTACGAAAGCCCAGGACTGAAGGGCAACTGAAGGGCAAGGTGAACGTGCTACCACTGAACttcttttttcaggaaaaccCAGAGTGCCTGAGCTGGAGATATCAAATGCTGTTACGCATAGCCCTCATTAAAATACTGGCACTGtatccctgaaaaaaaaaaaaaaagacagtactGCTACCAAAACCCCTAGGTAACAATTCTTTGCAGTGTCATACAGAAGtgaatgttttctctttcctctgaaCTGTCAACCTTTTaatcttctccttttctgctctttccaaCTATTGCAGTCTTTTGTATTTGAGAACTTATATCCACCCAACTCTCTCGTACGTTTGCTGTGCAGTCAGCCTTTCTCCAgtctcctcctgccccatccccttCTGCCATTCAAGGGCAAATCCTCTACAGCCTTGGTCACCACGAGCTCTTGAGATATTACAGTAAAGGacttttaatttgtatttaacttTGCAGCTACCCGTTTTCTCCACCAGCCTTTTTCCCTTCACCTAATTCCTGCCGTTTTCCTTTCAGCCGTTTCCCTGCGGAGACCCCAGCGCTGTGGAGGGGTAGGAAGAGGCAGTGAAGGATGcgcctgcagcaggcagtgcggggggctgcccggcTGCGCCCACTCCGGCTTCCACTTAGCAAACACCCTCCGTGTCTTCCCACATCTCTGCTCCAGTTCTCTGTCTGCCCGCATTCATCAGGTCATTCTGACCCTCTGTTATGTTTTCTACTGGTATTAAAGCAacaaaagactgattttttctttttagtaagGTAAAGGTGATTTACCGGAAAATTTGTACTATTGTATATTTATGTCAAGTAGACCAAAGGAATGCTGAATCATAATAAAAGCATCACAACAACAGTTTTCGGAATACATGACAATAAATACTTTGGAAAATCTGGAATTGATCGTtaagtaaaattttcaaaagcaactaAATGATTTAAGAGCTTACATCTCTTAGTTACGTTAGAttcaaaatgagatttttctcaaGTGCATCTGGAAGTATTAACTCTCCTTCAATTCTGAGCATctgtgaaacattttctgtgaaactttataacttcccttcccccaaaaaatcacTTGTACATACAtacggggtggggggggtgggggggggggtgggggatgggaTTTAAATCCTG containing:
- the LRRN1 gene encoding leucine-rich repeat neuronal protein 1; the encoded protein is MAKVRVVLTVCQLVLELLMNSLTESSIQSNECPQLCVCEIRPWFTPQSTYREATTVDCNDLRLTKIPSNLSSDTQVLLLQSNNIAKTTDELQQLFNLTELDFSQNNFTSIKDVGLSNLTQLTTLHLEENQITEMTDYCLQDLCNLQELYINHNQISSISANAFSGLKNLLRLHLNSNKLKVIDSRWFDSTPNLEILMIGENPVIGILDMNFKPLSNLRSLVLAGMYLTDIPGNALVGLDSLESLSFYDNKLVKVPQLALEKVPNLKFLDLNKNPIHKIQEGDFKNMLRLKELGINNMGELVSVDRYALDNLPELTKLEATNNPKLSYIHRLAFRNVPALESLMLNNNALNAVYQKTVESLPNLREISIHSNPLRCDCVIHWINSNKTNIRFMEPLSMFCAMPPEYRGQQVKEVLIQDSNEQCLPMISHETFPNHLNLDIGMTVFLDCRAMAEPEPEIYWVTPLGNKVTVESLSDKYKLSSEGTLEISNIQVEDSGRYTCVAQNIEGADTRVATIRVNGTLLDGTQVLKIYVKQAESHSILVSWKVNSNVMTSNLKWSSATMKIDNPHITYTARVPVDVHEYNLTHLQPSTDYEVCLTVSNIHQQTQKSCVNVTTKTAAFALDISDQETSTALAAVMGSMFAVISLASISVYIAKRFKRKNYHHSLKKYMQKTSSIPLNELYPPLINLWEGDSEKDKDGSAETKPTQVDTSRSYYMW